In Thermanaerovibrio velox DSM 12556, the genomic stretch CTTAGAAAGATATGTAAAAGGGGAAGCTGAAATCCAGGGACGTGGTCTATGGGGCTGCAGCAGAAGGAGCTCCAGGGACCAAGGCGAGGGACCTCGGCGCCCTCTATGGATCTACCGTCCCCCGCCCTGGGCTTTTTGTCCACAAAAGTTATCCACCGCGGTGGATAACTTTCCACATCTCAACGCCTCCAAATACCTTGAGCTTGGTTCGTCATCGTCAAATTGTCTAAATCCACATGATCCACATGAATCCACTGGTTGCAAGGGCTCAAGAAATCCACAAATCCAACGGCATACTGTGGAAATGTGGAAAACCACTGTGGATAATTTCGTGGTAAAATGATACGCCTTGATTCCACGTGGGTGGAAAGCGAACTTTTAGGGTAAACTTATCCACATGGGGCGGCGGTTCAATGGGCCGAAAAGCGGTGCCACATCCCCAGGATAAACCACGGCGAAAGGGCTTTGTGGATCTTGAAAGGCCGCGAACTGGGCGTTTCGATGTTATCCACAGATGGCAACATAACAACGCGGCAGCGCTTCAATCCGGCAATCAGGTCGGTCCCTTGGGGTCTTGGCCTGTGTTTTGTTTTTCGTATTTTCGTCTCATGAGATTCGTTGAAAGCAGAAGGGGCCCCAAGGCCCGGTGAGGTGAGGAGAATTGGAAGACCTTAAGGTCCTGTGGAACGAGATACTGGAGAAGGGTAAGGACGTGCTGCCCCCTGGGGCCGCGAGCACGTGGCTCAAGACGTGTCTGCCCTTGGAGATATCCGCGGGGGTGCTGGTGCTGGACGTTCCAAACGTCTTCATAAAGGAACAGATCCAGAGCCGGTTTCTCACGCCCCTAAAGGATCTCATAAGGGCGTTGGGCGTGGCGGAGGACGTGGAGCTCCGGGTGGGTTCCGAGATAAGGCCCAACGAGCAGAAGAGGGCGGAGGCGGCGGCGATGCCCCAGTCCCCCAACAGGAGCGGTTTAAACCCCAACTACGTGTTCGACACCTTCGTGGTGGGCAAGTCCAACCGGCTGGCCCATGCGGCGTCGCTGGCCGCCGCGGAGTCCCCGGGCGTTGCCTACAACCCGCTCTTCATATGGGGAGGGGTGGGGCTTGGGAAGACCCACCTGATGCACGCCATAGGGCACTACGTGTGCGACAACCAGCCGGGGGCCAAGGTGGTGTACGTGAGCTCCGAGAAGTTCACCAACGAGCTCATATCCGCCATACAGAACAACAGGACCCAGGACTTCAAGGCCAAGTACAGGAGCATCGACGTGCTCTTGATAGACGACATCCAGTTCTTGGCGGACAAGGAGAGCACCCAGGAGGAGTTCTTCCACACCTTCAACAGCCTGCACGACGCCAAGAAACAGGTGGTCATAAGCTCCGACCGACCGCCTAAGGACATACAGCGGGTGGAGGAGAGGCTGGTATCCCGGTTCGAGTGGGGGCTTGTCACGGACATACAGCCCCCGGACCTTGAAACAAGGGTGGCGATACTGCAGAAGAAGGCGGAGCTCCGGGGATATCACGTGCCCGAGGACGTCATCTTCTTCCTCGCCCAGAACATACCAAGCAACATAAGGGAGCTGGAGGGGGCGCTTAACCGAGTGGTGGCCTGTTCGGAGCTGAACGACGAGCCC encodes the following:
- the dnaA gene encoding chromosomal replication initiator protein DnaA, translating into MEDLKVLWNEILEKGKDVLPPGAASTWLKTCLPLEISAGVLVLDVPNVFIKEQIQSRFLTPLKDLIRALGVAEDVELRVGSEIRPNEQKRAEAAAMPQSPNRSGLNPNYVFDTFVVGKSNRLAHAASLAAAESPGVAYNPLFIWGGVGLGKTHLMHAIGHYVCDNQPGAKVVYVSSEKFTNELISAIQNNRTQDFKAKYRSIDVLLIDDIQFLADKESTQEEFFHTFNSLHDAKKQVVISSDRPPKDIQRVEERLVSRFEWGLVTDIQPPDLETRVAILQKKAELRGYHVPEDVIFFLAQNIPSNIRELEGALNRVVACSELNDEPISVENAAEWLKDIIRNVMKGPVSIDLIQHLVAESFGISVDELLSSKRTSDLALARQVAMYLCREHTEASLQQIGYGFNKKDHTTVLHACRKIDELLKTDLKVKSVVDNVRKKL